taaagttgttattaaactgtaggtataaAGATGCCCTGAAATGTGATTTCATATATTATCGCATTTAATTTATCGATGACTACTTCTAGATTTCAGTGAAGCTATGCGAGATTTGGGATTTCCTCATCATATATCGCTTGAGAGCTTCCGAACTCCAAACTGGGAGCTCTTGGAGGTGTGCTTGCGCTGGTTGGCGGCCAGGGTTGAGCCGGATGCTGTATTAGCTGGTGGCCGAGAGACGCTGGAGCAGCGTGTAGCCCTGGTGATACATGCCATAGAACTCTTTGTGAGCAAACGTTTGTTATTCATTTCCTTATGTTCAACTCATTCAGGATTTGAAGGAGGGCAGTCACACGGGAAGAGGATAGCAAACTTGTATCACGTCAGTACCTATAGAGACAGAATGTGACAACTTGAACTAAGAGATGTTTAGTCATATTACATATGTTGCAGTGCAGAGCTGCACCTGCaacaaataatatcaattaatatgaATGTCTGACGTTCGTAGACTTATACAACAGACAGATTCGTTCTtataagaacatattattattttatatattcctCATATTACttaaacgctcagtctctaaactGTTACTACTACACATACTTTTCTCCGACTTCTCTGCAtattcttaaaggccggcaacccaTCTCTTGGCCCTTGGTGTTCCAGGTGTCCATGGGCGTCGGGCGGTTGCCTCGCCACATTCAATCACGTTTGCATCTAACCTAACATATCCTATCGAcaaatttttaaagaattataattttacaaattaatcaGCATTCGAGAGCTAATCTAAAGCTGAATGGCAAGAAGTTGTACGGCGCTGATGGATGGGCGGTGCGGGAGATGCTCAAGGTGGCCGCGATGTTGCGAGCGGCGCTGCACTCCAGCCCCGACGACAGTCGCGACGCGCTGAGCCCGCTCGTGTACGACATCAGCCAGAGGGTACTCATTGTCgggacattttattttattttattttattagataaacaaacagtattacatgacataaatgggttaaaaaagtatatatcTATTTACCATTGTCAGTTTTCGCATAAAAGAAACTATaagcgtgttacaaataatgaacaaaaatcaagaagtaatacaataaaagtatattgaTATAATACACGACGACAAAATGAATGGAAACGATAGTATTCAGGTATTCAGCACTCAAGAGAACACGCACTCTTCCAACGCCTCGTCAATCTACGTCATAACTCGTTTGGTGACGTATTGAATAGATCGAAATCAGGCAAATCAACTAATATCTGATTTATTGCTTGTGGACCTTAtaaaataagagatgagacaTGCTGCCACAAACTAACAAAACACTACTTGCACTAAATTTATAGTCATGACCCGCTTAGGGgtttttaattcttttgaattaaaaaataatgttcgaATACCACCTGGAAATATAGCAAAAAATTAAGCTGTCATGCTTCTATAGGTACcagatacatatataaaattttacattatatagatatacattACCACACTAATTACGAggactgatatttttttaataccaaaATGAGATTCATGTAATATAGAAACATATGATTATGAGATTGTACTCTCCGCAGGTGGGAGAGATCAGACAAGCTCGAGCCCTAGCCACCGATATCACTGGCCAGGGCGCCTTGCTCTATGACTTGCTCGCCAGAGAGCCCGAGAACAGGGCAAGTAttgtcttataatattataatgtctcTATGTATGTTTACATAGAGACATTAATACGACAGCGGTCCTCAAAGAAGGTTCGCTGGaaggtaccggctctaccagattAGGAGAATCCCTCCTTGAGCAGTATCGCTCGGGCCGCCCgacgtattctggggagggcacagaaccgcgtaTTTCCGAGGACAAATGAGGAATCCAACACCACAACGCCCCGCTGCAACATCAGGTGAatccactccaatttaaacgccgtccaccaccacgcCCCATTGATGTTTACATACCGCGGAACAAGATTGAGCAAAATGTTTTGTCCCATGTGCGATGTGTGTTACCGTTATCGGCTTATATCATGTTCGATATCGTtagaggatatctgctgtcgccgtctcggcaatttttaGTCATATTCAAAAGTCATAGTGAGCCCtagtccatccgatccaaaaaaaaggacaCAGTTCTATCGGGCTAACTACAcacctattgctatcacctccttactctccaaaatcatggaagGCATTATTAGCCGCCAGATATagatctagagggtcaccagtttaTCAACGACAGCGAACTTCAGGTGTGCCTTAAACAAAGATAGGCGGTGGCTATCGATAGCAAGGGAGAAGGTCTGGCAGGTACTCTGCAGCACAGTGCTTCTCTCagaacttccatcatttgggcttcccgagagctaaTGCAAATGGACTCCCAGCTTCTTCACTGGGTAGGTACAGCATACAGTTCGTAGCCGACGGTTATTGTTCGaatccgaagcccgtgaatgcttcAGTTCTCCAACGCTCTATTCTATCttctacactgtttcttctgcatattaatgatatgttgCATTGCTATTTGTTATAGTTGCTCCAACATGGATTGCTGTGAGGATGATAGTTATGTCGtgtacacgggccatgcacaagaaacttgtgtcttctaatTAGTCCTCTCATGAAAAAGTCACGGAATAGtgcaaaatgattatttttcaatttatccCCCAGAATCAATTTAGCGCgcttaccacaaaaaaaatccaatttgtcgtatcaccgttcTTCGATAGTACTCCTCTTAAAGTACTTcgcttagtatcggaatactgggcctCGAAATCTCGAACTATTGTCAATCCCGCAATCATCTTtaaggcaaagccaaatagtcttcgaagaagctgggcgtcataaatagagcatggcaatacttcaagccggcccacattctagcgctctagaaagcgcaggtccggccacatatggagtatggctgtcatctctggtctggcgcacgcCAGTAGCTATTAGCTCGAACCATTCGACCGTGTGGAAGAGCTGCTTTAATTCTCGGGAATCCAGTATCAGCTATAGCATAAACACGTTCAAACGCAAAACAGCACACGTCATATACGGAAAATATTTCCCCAAATTacttatttgaaattgaaatatcttGTAAAAGGAGATACGCGATCGTGCGCTGTCTCGCCCACTCGACATGCGTGCGATAGAGACGGCGCTAACGAGAGCCGTGACGAGCGTCGGCGAGCGCGTGGCCGTCGTGAGCGAGCAGATCGACAGCGTGGCCGCCAGCGAGAGCGCGCTCGACGCCAAGCTGGAGCGGCGTCGCGCCGACCTGCAGCGGGCCGAGAAGAGGCTGCTCACCGTGCAGAAGATCAAGTACGTGCTGGCTGCTGGGGCAGGCCGTGTGTAGTGTGGACGCAGTAGAgggaataaaataattgattgtgtagttactataacataaatgactgttttaatgataccacatattggTAATTGAGCGACCGtcttcaggctatttaaattattaatttgattttattgtaattttataaaaaaaaaagctgatGAGTTTCTGGCGCCCATTCTCTTTTCTGAGACATAAATTTGACTAGTTTTTGATTTGTAAGTTCaaatcaataagtgatttcatagtctcttttgtataaaaatatttgaatttaaatttgagtaATTGAATGAGTCTCGGGTCGAGCTCCACAATAttctttacaaataaataaatttataaacaaagaGTGATCGACTTGTTGCATCTCATTCCGCCCCTTCTTAATTATGATTCAGTAACGTATAATCGGCATCAATGTTGTGCACCGGAAATAGAGAAGGTCCACTTAATGTATATGGTTATTAACACGTCACCAGGCCCGCGTACCAGGGCGAGCTGACGTCGCTGGAGGAGCAGATAGAGGAGCTGTGGGAGCAGTACGAGCTGCGGTACCGCTGCGTGGAGGCGCTCAAACACCAGCTCAGTCTGCTGGAGAAGGCGCAGAGTGAGGTTGGTAACTAACTGgacattataatatgtacacAGAACATAGGATAGACAATAGTTGTAGCCGAGTGGGCCGTGCaatctattatttttaagtttaattaattatttaattttatatatgtactgtgttaaaattttataatatcaatattaggCACAGTGcaaatacaatatacctactcaTTGGTCGTACCAATATTTTGGCTTCCGGAAGTTGGTGTTCTCAGTAGGAACTAGTGCGATACATTTGGCAGACGTATGAGaacattgtaaaatattgatGAGGGCGTGTTGCCGGCAGGCTGCGGAGGAGCAGCAGGCTGCCGTCATGCAGCTGATACACAAGTACGAAGCTGAGGACTTGCTGCCCGGGAAACTGGACCACTCGGGTATACGTACACTCtgctattaatatttataacggCTACGTCAGTTCTGTCAGCGTTGCGCGGTCGATCATCGAACTCAGTTCGGTGTGAGTTCACAGTGACGGGTACAGCAGCTACACAATGTAAGGGCTCCTTATATCACTGCGTGACAAACTTTACATTACCTTCATTAGTAGAAAGTTATATTATCCCTGAGTAATATGGActgtattttattgaataacaCTAGAGAAcccaatgaaatatttaataaataattagaaaacaTCATAACCTAATGTTGGCCTGTAACACTTTGCTATTAAGAAGATCAAggcgtttattttttttactagtcaaTAAGAAGTTGTTAGAAGTGCGGGTAAGCGAATGGTACATAACAAACTAGTAAAAAggtagatttaataagaaaaaaattttttttttgacattcattagtgtcacttccgtgacctacgtgaataaactgattttgatttgatttacataACAAACTCAGATTGATTGTAACAGATGAGCTGGACTCGAGTGACGATAGTAGGGAAGTGACAAGGAAACAGTCACGCGAGGTGGCGCGCCCGGCCACCAGGCTGAGGATCAAGACTGCAGGTATTTGTTGTAGAAGATTAAGTGGGGAGCGCAGGCAATGTACAGACCCACAGACGAATAGCGCTTTCATGTATTGAAACATCATTAGGTAAACGTAACCACtgcaatatttgcatgtctgtcaagacggaACCTGTGCCTAGTCTGAAATTGACAACAACTTTAACTGTAAATGTTTCTAggaaataaagaactttgactttgtgtTTAGCTTTGTGGATTGATCCGCAAATACGTtgtgtgtttgtaattaataaattcgaTATCGTTATCAATAACTGCATTCTCGAAGTGGCATGTAGCACAAAAGTTACATGTGTATTGTGAGTATTTAAgcattattaataacatacatctgtgtgtgtgtagtgaAATACTTGTGTTTTGCTAAAAATAACGATAATATTATAAGGAAGAGAAATAAATTTCATATCATTTATTCAGGAAACACACCGTCACAAATCAAATAAGTATTTAACAGTATCCTATGTAATGAAgacctatatataataaatatttccataaactaattttataactacttaaattgattgtaaaaattattattattgattaataaattaattattgatattgtaaaaattacaatatctgTGCGTTGTTAtaaattatgtacatattatattaagtagaaaatacagtaataaaatataatacctatagaatacaaaacttaattatatattaagttataaaaataaaacagattgATTTACTTAAGCTACTCATGTTTAGATATAGCTCTCTAgtcgtaattttaaatttttcaaactaaatgtgaaaaatatctAATTTTCCATTTAAAAGTCTAAAAGCTCGTCTGGTATAACTATTACTATTGTGGCATGTATTTGCCCTTTGAgggtaaatatatctttttgaAGAGGGTGTCTTTCAGGTCTGCAAGGAACTCTAAAATTAATCTTATGTAATTAGCAATTGAGGCACGTCGGCGATTGGTATCGCCAAAAACCTTGCGCTTGCGGCACGCCCGCTATGTCCTGTATAATTAATTACCTCTTCTTCTATACTTCTTATCGGCACTTCATCATTAAATTTTTGAtgatagatattataattattactaaattaaagttttttacttacctaatttcaaattattattttaactaaaaattttagtaTCGTCAGCGGTAAGTAAAATGTTAGAAGTAGTGGCTTTATTGGCTATGTtgttaatgtataaaattaaaaatagtggaTCTAAATGAGAACCCTGTGGGACCCGAGAACTTATTACAATATTGACAGGCATATCCCCTTCGAGCAACTGCTTGGCATCGGTCTACTCATATACGACttcatgtttatttaaattataatttacatacaCGTATCTACTAATCATGTACACGCCAAAATGATGATAGTAATGCGGAAAATAAATTAGTATGTACAATGTCTATCAATGGTTTAGTGgtaattaattgatttattaatatttatggcCTCTAGTTCCCGTGTGCCATTATCTACTTCAACTATTACTTcaattatgaatttatgtaagACCAAATCAAAGAACAATATAGTAAATGCTATTGACGGGAATATTTAGTCATATTAGTTTATGTTAGTTTTCTAATAAACTAAAGTCATCATGTGCAGGAGTATCGGGCTCGGAGTCCCGGGCTGGCTTCCTGGCCGGCCGGGACTCGCTCGATGACATCCGGGACGAGGACGACTCGCAATCCGACTCCGACTTCTCTGACACGGAGCTGTTCGCAGGTAACGAGCCCAAGAGTAGACACGATAATGATGCGTAAATGGTCTTTTATACAGAACGGAAAAATTGTTAAATTCTAGTTGACGTATTTCACCACACCATAccatatcatcatcatttcagccggatgcccactgctggacaaaggcctaataccatataataacaattaatttctACCAATGCGTGAATGCTCAAAAAGagctattaattaaaataattggctACTAATCGCTGAAAAAACTTGAAGAGGGCTTTCTTGTAATCCCGGATATTGAAAAATATcgttttaacataatattcttgtctgaaaatatgttttggtttgagctgatggcatcgataatgtaaaaataaaaaaatagaagttaaaaattaatgGACCGTAATAAGCACAatctaatgaaaataataacataataaacgaATTAATAAACTCAGAAACGCTGGTAAAATCTAACACTGTCAATAGAATTGGATAAAATTCAATACTATAGTATAAGGTGTATATAATAAGGTGATACTTTGTATAATAGTGACTgcgatttaaaaataaataccaatttCAAACTGCAGCGCGGTCTTCCGGATAAATTATTGTTAGATTCTATCCTTTCATCTCTACAAATTTTAAATCCCATAAATTTTCAATATGTTATccttttaacatttatttttattgcttttatttatttatacatattttaaaataaaattaatcagaTATCTTCCTTGAGACGCAATCCAATGTCTCTTTTTAACACATATTTTGGTGATAAGCGATATGAGCAACTAACGTATGTTAggatttttaaacaattatgttaaatctatattatttaattagaatGAGTAGAGAATACGTTCCTATTTAAATCAATCTAAAATATGGTAATTTCGTTGTGATAACATTTGTTTAATAGTAGTccattaaacaatttgttattttgcaGTAAGCGTAAGTTACAGTGTAGTTAGTGGAATAGCTACTCCTGCACTGCAGCGTTCCTGCAAAATAACTGCCTGCTTAGTGGAATACCGTTTACCGTTGTTAAAATTGTATCTTTATGTTAGGTGTCGCGTTGCAGTGCAGTGGCagtttttttgtggaatagcTCTGCAAGTGTAACCAAGTCTAGGGAAAAACCATGAGCGTTGTTGACCTTAAAGAAGTGTTTTAACGACAGACTTACAATAGCGTGTAGACAACAAAGAGTGCGAGAGGGAACATCTAACAAAGATACAGCATCAAAGAAGAGTTAAGTGAATCTATTATTGCTGCAGCCGCAACAGCAACACctttttgattgacaagtcgtaaacagtcaactACGCTTAACATTAGCTCCTTAATATTTTGAACATCAAACCACTAGGTAACACActcattgacaaatcaaaattgtttacgcatcatcgggctgtcaggttgcCAGTATATTGTCAGTGTATGATCTTAACGATCCTGTAACAGTCACGTGACCCGACTGTCCGGCAGGCGGCGCCGCCGAGGGCCGTGCGGCGCGCTGGTCGCGGCGGCCTCACACCCGCACCCTGGCCGCCTCGCTGCCGCATCACGACCAGGCGCCAGGTACGTCTCCCCTACGACTTGACGCACTGTGGCTGCGAAatgaagacggccgccgcaaaAGAAGCTGCGGCGATTCCATCTCCTC
This window of the Leptidea sinapis chromosome 18, ilLepSina1.1, whole genome shotgun sequence genome carries:
- the LOC126969637 gene encoding clusterin-associated protein 1 isoform X3, translating into MSYRDLRNFSEAMRDLGFPHHISLESFRTPNWELLEVCLRWLAARVEPDAVLAGGRETLEQRVALVIHAIELFHSRANLKLNGKKLYGADGWAVREMLKVAAMLRAALHSSPDDSRDALSPLVYDISQRVGEIRQARALATDITGQGALLYDLLAREPENREIRDRALSRPLDMRAIETALTRAVTSVGERVAVVSEQIDSVAASESALDAKLERRRADLQRAEKRLLTVQKIKPAYQGELTSLEEQIEELWEQYELRYRCVEALKHQLSLLEKAQSEAAEEQQAAVMQLIHKYEAEDLLPGKLDHSDELDSSDDSREVTRKQSREVARPATRLRIKTAGVSGSESRAGFLAGRDSLDDIRDEDDSQSDSDFSDTELFAGVALQCSGSFFVE
- the LOC126969637 gene encoding clusterin-associated protein 1 isoform X2 — its product is MSYRDLRNFSEAMRDLGFPHHISLESFRTPNWELLEVCLRWLAARVEPDAVLAGGRETLEQRVALVIHAIELFVGEIRQARALATDITGQGALLYDLLAREPENREIRDRALSRPLDMRAIETALTRAVTSVGERVAVVSEQIDSVAASESALDAKLERRRADLQRAEKRLLTVQKIKPAYQGELTSLEEQIEELWEQYELRYRCVEALKHQLSLLEKAQSEAAEEQQAAVMQLIHKYEAEDLLPGKLDHSDELDSSDDSREVTRKQSREVARPATRLRIKTAGVSGSESRAGFLAGRDSLDDIRDEDDSQSDSDFSDTELFAGGAAEGRAARWSRRPHTRTLAASLPHHDQAPDRKTGREQGDDDDEEQSLASSAESELRMNSIRAGSDNEF
- the LOC126969637 gene encoding clusterin-associated protein 1 isoform X1 encodes the protein MSYRDLRNFSEAMRDLGFPHHISLESFRTPNWELLEVCLRWLAARVEPDAVLAGGRETLEQRVALVIHAIELFHSRANLKLNGKKLYGADGWAVREMLKVAAMLRAALHSSPDDSRDALSPLVYDISQRVGEIRQARALATDITGQGALLYDLLAREPENREIRDRALSRPLDMRAIETALTRAVTSVGERVAVVSEQIDSVAASESALDAKLERRRADLQRAEKRLLTVQKIKPAYQGELTSLEEQIEELWEQYELRYRCVEALKHQLSLLEKAQSEAAEEQQAAVMQLIHKYEAEDLLPGKLDHSDELDSSDDSREVTRKQSREVARPATRLRIKTAGVSGSESRAGFLAGRDSLDDIRDEDDSQSDSDFSDTELFAGGAAEGRAARWSRRPHTRTLAASLPHHDQAPDRKTGREQGDDDDEEQSLASSAESELRMNSIRAGSDNEF
- the LOC126969637 gene encoding clusterin-associated protein 1 isoform X4; the protein is MRAIETALTRAVTSVGERVAVVSEQIDSVAASESALDAKLERRRADLQRAEKRLLTVQKIKPAYQGELTSLEEQIEELWEQYELRYRCVEALKHQLSLLEKAQSEAAEEQQAAVMQLIHKYEAEDLLPGKLDHSDELDSSDDSREVTRKQSREVARPATRLRIKTAGVSGSESRAGFLAGRDSLDDIRDEDDSQSDSDFSDTELFAGGAAEGRAARWSRRPHTRTLAASLPHHDQAPDRKTGREQGDDDDEEQSLASSAESELRMNSIRAGSDNEF